In the Dehalococcoidales bacterium genome, GAACAGGCTTGCCAGTCCCAGTAGCGCGATAATGCCGGTCTGCATCTAGCTCCACCTGCCTGTTTCAATAGACCGAATCGTGAAGAAGAGGAACAGGGCAATGATACTGAGGTAGTAAATGATGGCCCTGGTATCTATGATGCCCACCGTGAAGTCACCGAAATTGTGCATCAGCGAGACATAAGCCAGTAACTCCCCGATGTTCGCTGGTACAAGAGCGACGGCAGAGCCGACGAACCACAGGGCGAAAAGGATTGCCCCGGAGATTACGGCGGCGACTATCTGGTTTGACGTTACTGATGAAGCGAACAGCCCCACTGCCATGGCAGAACTACCCAGCAGGATGAGGCCGATATAGCTGGTGACTATCGGACCGATGTCCGGGTCACCGAACCAGACCAGCAAGAGCGGATAATAGAGAGTAAGCGCCAGCATTGACAGGAGGATGCCCAGGCTGCCCAGGAACTTGCCGAGCACGACCTCGGAATCTCTGACCGGAGCGGTCAGGAGTAGTTCCCAGGTGCCCATCTTCTTCTCCTCGGCGAGGAGACGCATGGTCAGTACGGAGGCGAACAGCAGGAGAAGAAGGTTGCCTGGGTTGAGGAAGCCGGCGATACTGGTATCGGTATACCCCGTCCCGGTAAGGTACGTGCTGAAGAATGTTCCCGTAATGAGCAGAAAAACGAAGGTAACGATGTACGCCATGGGAGAGGTCAGGTGGGACCTGAACTCCTTGGAGGCAATGAGACCGATGTTCTTCACGCTTCGACGTCCCCCTCGTCTTCAACGAAGATATCTTCTTCGTCCTCGTCGTATTCTTCGGTGGTCAATTCGAGGAAGATATCCTCAAGGCTCATTTCCACGGCCTCCATGCCAAGTAGTATCCAACCACCCTGCACAATGGCCTCCATGAGCTTGGGACGAAGGTCTTGTTCCGGCGGACAATCCACGAAGTGGTGGGGCTCTTCGTAGCGTACCTGGCGCACACCTTTGATATTACTGAGCTTCGTGGTTACTTCACCGGCTGGCCCCTGTACTTCAAGGCGTATGCTTCGCGACCCCGTGATGATGGTTGACAGGTTCTCTATTTTGTCCTCGGCGACAATCCGCCCCTCGTGGATGATGACCACGCGGTCACAGGTCATGCTTACTTCCGGTAGAATATGGCTGGAGAGAAGGATGGTGTGCTCCTGCCCGAGGTCCTTGATAAGCTGCCTGGTCTGGGACACCTGAATCGGGTCTATGCCCAATG is a window encoding:
- a CDS encoding ABC transporter permease → MKNIGLIASKEFRSHLTSPMAYIVTFVFLLITGTFFSTYLTGTGYTDTSIAGFLNPGNLLLLLFASVLTMRLLAEEKKMGTWELLLTAPVRDSEVVLGKFLGSLGILLSMLALTLYYPLLLVWFGDPDIGPIVTSYIGLILLGSSAMAVGLFASSVTSNQIVAAVISGAILFALWFVGSAVALVPANIGELLAYVSLMHNFGDFTVGIIDTRAIIYYLSIIALFLFFTIRSIETGRWS
- a CDS encoding ATP-binding cassette domain-containing protein, producing the protein MIRVQNLTKYYGERLALDDISFNVEKGEILGLLGPNGAGKTTAMRIITSFLMPTRGDVWVADCNMAENSLEGRRHIGYLPEAIPLYTDVTVRSYLEFSGRIRGMDSNHVKTRIDDVVELCRLEEYIDVLIGKLSRGFRQRVGVAQAIIHEPEVMILDEPTLGIDPIQVSQTRQLIKDLGQEHTILLSSHILPEVSMTCDRVVIIHEGRIVAEDKIENLSTIITGSRSIRLEVQGPAGEVTTKLSNIKGVRQVRYEEPHHFVDCPPEQDLRPKLMEAIVQGGWILLGMEAVEMSLEDIFLELTTEEYDEDEEDIFVEDEGDVEA